In Candidatus Zixiibacteriota bacterium, the DNA window GACCGCGTCTCCCTGCTGGCGCAGCACCCGGCGACCGTTGGGCAGCCGACGGAGCAGGGGATAGCCTGGATTTCTGTAGCTGTCGTCCTCGTCGAGATCGAACCACAGGCGCGACGTGCCCTCGTCCACGTCCAGGAGCCAGACGTAGCGCCTGCGGCGTATCCGCTCGCGCTGGGTGAGCATGAGCGTGCCGCCCTCGGCGCCCCAGGCGTTCCGCCAGGGTTGGATACGGTGCTCGGCTCGGAAGATCTCCTGGGGCTTTGCTGTGAAGGGTGCGTCCAAACGCATCAGTCGATCGCGGTGTGATACTTCGGCTACTGGATCTCCTCCGTCGAGCGCCTCAACCCAGAAAAGCGTGTGGGACGTAGTGGGACGCCACGCAACAGAGCGCGGGCCAATTGGCACACCGTGGATCGGGATTTCGTTGGACAGGGGCAGGGAGGCGATGTTCGCTACCAGATCGCCCTCATGGTTCCACACCTCGATCTCGCTTGCGAAGCGCCACCAGGCCACCTCATGGGACCAGGGACCGATCAGACGCTCGATGAGGAGATACTCGCCGTCCGGTGAGAACTCGGCCGTGGTATAGGGAGCGGGTGCACCGACGGCTTTCAGTTCGGCTGTCCTTGGGTCGACAATCACCAACTCGCAGGTGGTGTAGTACTCGAAGAGGGCATCGTCGTGAGCAGTCTCGAGCAGGTTGCGCGCCTCGTAAGTGGAGCGGGCCGAGGCTCCCGCTCCCTCAAGGATCTCCGGACCTGCCGGTATGGCTGGCGGCTCGGGAGCCGGTCCACGCTTGGGGATACGGCGGACAAGCAGGCGCTCCTGGTCGGGTAGCCAGCTCACGGCGGTGCCCATCAGCGGGTTGAGAGCCAGGTTCTCGATCTTGGTCACGTTGCCTTCCACTGAGCCGACCCAAAGGCCGATGTGATCGGCGTGCCCGACGGTGAGCGCGAAGCGGTGGCCGTCCACGGTCCATTCCACGTCGTGGACCTCGCTGTTCGCCAGTAGATCGAGCGGTGTCGTAGCTCCATCCTCGACCCGGACTAGGCGGGGGGAGGTGCCCCCGTGATCGCCATGGTAGCCGTTGACGGCGGGATTGACCCTGATGCCGGCCAGCTTGTGCATCGGTGCGGCTCGCTCGGCGAGGGGAGGATATTGCACGGGATCTGCGTGGAGCATGTACTCGCCAGTTGGAGCCGTCCACACCCAGGGGAGCCGCTTTGCGTGGAGCACCTCCAGTAAGTCTTCGGGCGGAGACCGCCATTCGGTTGTCGGCTGCATGCTGTCGTCGGAAGCCCCTGAGCTAGCTGCCGTCACAAACCCCACCATCGTCATTACAAGTAGAGTAGCTACTATCACGATTGTTCTTTTCATTCTTGACCTCCTGAGTCTATCCCGTTCTTTCACATAGTTTGAGAGCTGGTTCTGCTGGGTAGCTACTGGTTAAGATGTCCTCTTTCGGTTTCCGAAATGGTGTGACACGTCACTGATTTCTTTCATGAGGCCGTAACGCAATAATACCTCCTCGATCTCCCGCCTCCTAGTCCGACGTTGCTCAGAAGGCCGTAGCGTCCAGTTAGTGTACGCCTGCAAACAAAGTGGGCAGGTAATGAGAGTCAAGTTACAATTCACTTGGTGGCCATCGTGATCTGAAAGGCGTATCGCCGTGGTTTGGTGAAGATTCAACGCTTTGGTCTCTACTTATGAATTGTCTACTTGACAGGGAAGCTTACGGAAAGTTTCACAGTCAAAATACCGTCACAAACTTAGATGTGACAGGGCACATACAGTTGATATGTTGTACCATAGCAATTCAGGGACTTGAATACTTTGTACAAATCTGCCGCCGAGTGTGATAGCATTGTGATCTTCCACATTCAGCAAAGGGCTGCAATCTATAGAAGTCGGTGATCAAAGATAATTCCTAGTCAAGATCAGACCATAGTTTCACACATGACACCAGCTGGTCCAACAACGGAGGGTTTGCCAACAAGTCTGCCCCATTGCCCGCTTTATTCGCTTGACAATCATTTCGTCATTTAGCATAATACCATAGAATCGATAGAATCGATAAATTCAATAGTGTCATAGGAGACGACTTGTGATGACTAAAGGCTCCTACAAGGACTATCTCACTACAGGGCAAATTGCTGCGCTTTGTTCAGTAACTCCGGATACTGTTCTCAAGTGGATCAGAGCTGGTAGACTATCTGCTCGACGCACTCCTGGAGGACATCATCGCGTTCCTCGATCTGCACTTGACTCCTTTCTTGGCAGTGGAGAGTCAACCCCTACAACGCAGAAGCGTGCTTCGATCCATTACTGCTGGGAGTTCAACTCGCAGGATGGCAAGATCACGTCAGAATGCCAGGACTGTGTAGTCTATCGTTCCCGCAGCCTTCGCTGCTACGAAATCTCTGGCTTACCTATCAAGGCTGGACATGCCAGGCGATTCTGCAAGAGTAGCTGCGAGGAATGCGACTACTTCAAGATGGTGCGTGGGCAAGCTCCGAATGTCCTGGTCGTTACTGATCAACAAGATGTGCGCACTTCACTTGAAGTCGACTCAGAACATTTCAGCTACAATGTAAAGATAACAGACTGCGAATACAGATGTTCAATGGAGATCGAGGGATTTCGACCCGATTATGTGGTTATCGACTGTTCACTAGGCAGCATTCGCAGCCGGGATTTTGCGCAGTTGCTCGCCGATGATCCTCGGATCCCCTTCGTCAAGGTAATACTCGTGGGCAACGGGCGCAAGCTCCCGGACGAATGCAACAAGCTAGTTTATGCGTTAGATCAGCGTCGTTTCACAGCCCGAACGCTTTCTGATCTGATTTCAGGAGAAATCTCATAGTTATGTTAGTCGTCAGAATCAGTTTGGGGACCAGAGAGGATTATCGTAGAGATAGGATCTAATACCTACTTGATATTGGAGGAATTATGTCAGAGTCAGGTAACGAAAATGTGGACAACGTGGAAAACGAAGATGGCTTCCTGAGGGAAATGTCGTCGTGGTCCCGAGAGATTGCTGAGGAACTTGCCCATAGGAATGACATTGGCCCTCTAACGGAGGACCATTGGAAAATCATCGAGTTTGTGAAGGAGTACTTCGAGAAACACAAGAGAGGTCCATCGATCCTGGAAATCAGTAAGCGAACCAACTTCGATTCGAAGAAAATCTGTACTTTGTTCCCGTGTGGTGTTGCCAGAGGAGCATATCGGTTGGCTGGCTTGCCGAGACCGAGCGGATGTCTGTAGCCTGCTGTCGAAAAGGTGCAGATAGTCATATGAAACTACCCCTCCATAGGTTTGAGAGAAGCAGATAAACGCTCGGAAAGGAGCTTACTTTGAATTACTTCATTCTTGGCATTCTACCATTCATTACCGTGTTGATTTTCGTGCTCGGAATGGGATACAGGCTTTATACCTGGTTTCACACACCGCAACCAGGTGCACTGACTCTCTTCCCGGCTCCAAAAGCTGGGTCAGAGACTTTCTTTAATGTACTCAAGGAATCGTTTCTATTCCCAAGTCTCTTTCAGGGAGACAAGGTCCTCTGGGGAATTTCCTGGATATTTCATGTCATGCTCGCTTTGATCTTTGTCGGACACATACGAGTTGTCACTGATTTTCCGAAGCTGTGGGCAGCTCTTGGTATCAATGCAGATAAGATGAGTGCTGTCTCCGGTGGTGCAGCAGGTATCTTGATTATGGTCCTTGCGATTGTGCTAATAGTGCGAAGACTTGCTGTACCGCGCGTTCGACAAATCTCTAATCTTCCTGACTATATAACTCTGCTGTTGATCACTGCCATTCTTGTTACCGGTAACGCCATGAGGTTTGGAGAGCATTTCGATCTGGAAATAACCAGAACATATTTCTCGGCTCTCTTCACATTCTCACTTAGTGCGGCGATAATACCGCAGGTTGGTATGTTTACGCTGCACTTCCTACTGGCGCAGCTCTTGATCATTTTTATCCCTTTCAGCAAAATCATGCACTTTGGCGGGATGTTCTTCACTCAGACTGTTATTAAGAAAGCTTAGAAGGGAGACAGCATTATGACGAAGAATCCTGAGGCTCATGAGGCAATCAAGCAGAAGACTACTGGAAGCAAGATAAACGAGGAAGTCACCAGTGCCTGTAGATCCATCGATAAAGGTCCTCGTGTATTGAAACTATATATGGAGATGTGCGCAAAATGTGGTACCTGCGCCGAGCAATGTCCTGTCTATAAGGGTGGCCCGACGGATCTGCGCAATCCAGTTCTACGCTCCGACCTGATCCGCTCTATCTATAAGAGACATGAGACGATGTCGGGCAAATTGCTTGGGAAAGCCGTTGGTGCAGAAGATTTCAACGGCGATATGCAACAATTCGTTGACGCCTTTTACGAGTGCACTGGCTGTCGCCGCTGTGCAACCTTCTGTCCGATGAGTATAGACAATTCGGTGATAACCAGGAAAGGAAGAGCAATCGCGGATAAACTGGGTTGGACACCCGAGAACCTGCAGAAGGTAGTTGCCATCTCTCTCGAAACCGGGAACACTGATGGCGCGTCCAAAGTGGCTTTTACTGAATCAGTCAAGTTTCTTGAGGAAGAAATCAAGGACAATTGTGGGATAGATGTCAGGATCCCTTATGATGAAGTTGGTGCTGATGTCTTCTTTGTTCCGCCTTCTGGTGACTTATTAGTCAATCCTGAAGCTGTCATGGGGATTGCCAAGGTATTCCACATGACTGGAGTATCGTGGACTCTAAGTTCAAAGGCTTTTGATGGCGCAAATTATGGTTTGTTCACGGGTGATGATGCCTCGATGAAACTGGACAACAAGTTGTACGTCGAGGAATGCAAACGCCTCGGCAGCAAGACCATGATGATGGGTGAATGTGGTCACGCCCATCGTATCATGAAGTTCATTATGGAAAAAGCCGGTTGGTGGGGTAAACTTCCTTTTGAGATCACGAACGTTCTCCAGTACACTGCGAAATGTGTTGAGAACGGCGAAATCAAATTCGACAAGGATCGTAACCCTGATCCGGTCGCTTATCACGATCCCTGTAACTTCGGACGGAGTTGCGGGATTGTCGAGGAGCCTCGAATCATCATGAAAGCAGCCTGCGCTGACTTCCGCGAGATGACTCCCAATCGTAGCCAAAACTGGTGCTGCGGCGGCGGCGGTGGTTTGTCTGCCATGGATGATATTCATGAATTTCGAATGAATGTATCTGGAACGATGAAATTGATGCAGATTGACGCTACCGGAGCGAAGTTCTGTGCTGCACCATGTTCCAATTGCAAAAGACAGCTAATACAGCTAATGGAATACCACAAACGGGACGTTGTAATTGGAGGTGTGCACGACGTAGTATTTAACTCGATCGTGATGTAGATAAGTACTGATTCTGAGAAGATTGAGAGGAGTGACTGAAAGAAGTCGCATAGATCAAAGTGTTAATCTATTTCAGGCATGCATGCTGATAGTGGTGCCTGACTCACCATCCATGCGTTCTACATCTCATCGGATGTGTGGTAATAGTTGGATTATACATCAGGTTCAGAGTGCCATCAACAATCTGAATGGATTCGAGTGCTTGGCTTGCAATTGAAATCACCTGTATGTGGAAGATTGTCCAAATGAAGTCACTACATGGACTCAGGAGGTTCACATGAACAATGTACCATGCAGGAACCGGACATTCCTTCTAGAACTTAGGTCAGTATATGATTACGTCCTGAGCGAGTACTCCCATTGGCTGATGTGTATGACTCATAGGCTTGGGCGCGAATCGGCCTTGGAAGTATGGAACGACGCATTGTTGCGATTTGATGTGGAGTTTTTGGATCAAATACTCTCAAACGGCTGGAGCGAAGCACCCAGTTCCTGCAATATCGCAGACTCAGAGCGCCCTATGGAAGGAATCCTGGAAGTGTTCTTTGCTGATCACGACAGTAATGACGAAGAGGATGAAGATAGAGAAATCATCATGGCTGCACCCCCTTTGCTCCAGATTAGGGAGAAGTTAGCCCAGGGTCCCATACACAGATCTTCGACCACCTACGAGGCCATACATCTATACTGCCATGGTTTTGCACTGATGGCCGAATCACTGATTGACCGTTTCGGTTGCTTAGGTATGCTTCTTGCCTATGATATCAGACTGGAAGAGATTGCGATGACAAATTTCGAGAAACTCAGCGTTGAGGAATTTATCAAGAGACGTCGAACTCGATTCAGCAAAGATCCAGAGGAACTCGAAATACACTCGGCCGGATTGGAAGCGGAACTCATCAGCTCATCTGATACTGAGATAGTAACTCACACAACGGAATGTGAGTGGGTAAGGTATTATAGAGACCACCATCCCACTGTAGGCTATCTTATGTGCTGCAGTGTCGATGATATTGCATACAGAGCAATAAACGAACGCCTTCGTCTGCAGCGCACGACCACACTGATGGAAGGTAGTTCATGCTGTGATTTCAGAATTTTCGCTGTTGAGTAAACGGCCTTCCGAACTTGACTACTGTTCTGAGTAGCTTTGAATTGCCCAGCCTGAATGCAGCAGCTATTCTCCTAGCGTCTAATCAGTTTCAGTTGCTTTGTCCCTTCATATTTCTTATCCTGATTAAGGCTAAGTGGCCAGAGCTTCACTGGCGTGAGAGGACTAATGGATGGATCAGCAGACTGTCACTTTCAATGGAAAAGAGTATGAGCTTGACGGCTATGGCTTTCTTGATCTGCCTGACAAATGGGACGAGGATTTTGCTGATGGAATGGCTGGAATGGTGGGCATATATGACGGCCTAACAGAGGACCACTGGAAATTCATTCACTATGTCAGAGGAAAATTCCTTGCAGAAAACACTGTCCCTGTCGTTGTGATAGCCTGCTCAGACAACGAAATGAGATTGAGCAGACTCCGCGAACTTTTTCCTGCTGGGTATCATCGCGGCGCTTGCAGGATTGCTGGTATCAACTTTGCTTTCATGTCTGAAAGTAATATCTGGCTCACCTACGAAACTGCCCCTCCGGTTGAGGCTGAACACAAAGTGGATGAGCTTGGCTTCCTCCAGGATTTCGAGAAATGGAACGAGCGATTTGCCCAGTGGGTTGTACTCAATTGGAGCCTTCCTGACGGTCTGACTGAGGAACACTGGGTGATCATTCGATTTTTAAGAGATATCTATCGTGGCACAAATAATGTTCCCACAATATACGAAGTGTGCCGATCATGCAACATTGAGCTTGATGATTTCGGGAAACTCTTTCCCAAGGGATATCGCCGAGGCGCGTGTCGGGCAGCGGGACTTCCGCTTCTGGCCTGAGATGTTTCCATTTACCTGAGAACACGGTTTGACCTGTCCCAGTTATCGATACAGTTTGAGGGTTAGTTGCAGCGGTTCAGCCTAATCTGGGTACGAAGTAAATCAGAGCTAAAGCTATACGGGTCATTGAACAGTGGCTTCCCCACACACGTGGGGATGAACCGGCACAATGGCGGGAGAACCGGGAGCTA includes these proteins:
- a CDS encoding TusE/DsrC/DsvC family sulfur relay protein, which gives rise to MDQQTVTFNGKEYELDGYGFLDLPDKWDEDFADGMAGMVGIYDGLTEDHWKFIHYVRGKFLAENTVPVVVIACSDNEMRLSRLRELFPAGYHRGACRIAGINFAFMSESNIWLTYETAPPVEAEHKVDELGFLQDFEKWNERFAQWVVLNWSLPDGLTEEHWVIIRFLRDIYRGTNNVPTIYEVCRSCNIELDDFGKLFPKGYRRGACRAAGLPLLA
- a CDS encoding L-2-amino-thiazoline-4-carboxylic acid hydrolase, which encodes MNNVPCRNRTFLLELRSVYDYVLSEYSHWLMCMTHRLGRESALEVWNDALLRFDVEFLDQILSNGWSEAPSSCNIADSERPMEGILEVFFADHDSNDEEDEDREIIMAAPPLLQIREKLAQGPIHRSSTTYEAIHLYCHGFALMAESLIDRFGCLGMLLAYDIRLEEIAMTNFEKLSVEEFIKRRRTRFSKDPEELEIHSAGLEAELISSSDTEIVTHTTECEWVRYYRDHHPTVGYLMCCSVDDIAYRAINERLRLQRTTTLMEGSSCCDFRIFAVE
- a CDS encoding S9 family peptidase, which gives rise to MKRTIVIVATLLVMTMVGFVTAASSGASDDSMQPTTEWRSPPEDLLEVLHAKRLPWVWTAPTGEYMLHADPVQYPPLAERAAPMHKLAGIRVNPAVNGYHGDHGGTSPRLVRVEDGATTPLDLLANSEVHDVEWTVDGHRFALTVGHADHIGLWVGSVEGNVTKIENLALNPLMGTAVSWLPDQERLLVRRIPKRGPAPEPPAIPAGPEILEGAGASARSTYEARNLLETAHDDALFEYYTTCELVIVDPRTAELKAVGAPAPYTTAEFSPDGEYLLIERLIGPWSHEVAWWRFASEIEVWNHEGDLVANIASLPLSNEIPIHGVPIGPRSVAWRPTTSHTLFWVEALDGGDPVAEVSHRDRLMRLDAPFTAKPQEIFRAEHRIQPWRNAWGAEGGTLMLTQRERIRRRRYVWLLDVDEGTSRLWFDLDEDDSYRNPGYPLLRRLPNGRRVLRQQGDAV
- a CDS encoding excisionase family DNA-binding protein, with translation MTKGSYKDYLTTGQIAALCSVTPDTVLKWIRAGRLSARRTPGGHHRVPRSALDSFLGSGESTPTTQKRASIHYCWEFNSQDGKITSECQDCVVYRSRSLRCYEISGLPIKAGHARRFCKSSCEECDYFKMVRGQAPNVLVVTDQQDVRTSLEVDSEHFSYNVKITDCEYRCSMEIEGFRPDYVVIDCSLGSIRSRDFAQLLADDPRIPFVKVILVGNGRKLPDECNKLVYALDQRRFTARTLSDLISGEIS
- a CDS encoding respiratory nitrate reductase subunit gamma: MNYFILGILPFITVLIFVLGMGYRLYTWFHTPQPGALTLFPAPKAGSETFFNVLKESFLFPSLFQGDKVLWGISWIFHVMLALIFVGHIRVVTDFPKLWAALGINADKMSAVSGGAAGILIMVLAIVLIVRRLAVPRVRQISNLPDYITLLLITAILVTGNAMRFGEHFDLEITRTYFSALFTFSLSAAIIPQVGMFTLHFLLAQLLIIFIPFSKIMHFGGMFFTQTVIKKA
- a CDS encoding (Fe-S)-binding protein, with the translated sequence MTKNPEAHEAIKQKTTGSKINEEVTSACRSIDKGPRVLKLYMEMCAKCGTCAEQCPVYKGGPTDLRNPVLRSDLIRSIYKRHETMSGKLLGKAVGAEDFNGDMQQFVDAFYECTGCRRCATFCPMSIDNSVITRKGRAIADKLGWTPENLQKVVAISLETGNTDGASKVAFTESVKFLEEEIKDNCGIDVRIPYDEVGADVFFVPPSGDLLVNPEAVMGIAKVFHMTGVSWTLSSKAFDGANYGLFTGDDASMKLDNKLYVEECKRLGSKTMMMGECGHAHRIMKFIMEKAGWWGKLPFEITNVLQYTAKCVENGEIKFDKDRNPDPVAYHDPCNFGRSCGIVEEPRIIMKAACADFREMTPNRSQNWCCGGGGGLSAMDDIHEFRMNVSGTMKLMQIDATGAKFCAAPCSNCKRQLIQLMEYHKRDVVIGGVHDVVFNSIVM
- a CDS encoding TusE/DsrC/DsvC family sulfur relay protein; translation: MSESGNENVDNVENEDGFLREMSSWSREIAEELAHRNDIGPLTEDHWKIIEFVKEYFEKHKRGPSILEISKRTNFDSKKICTLFPCGVARGAYRLAGLPRPSGCL